In Nonlabens agnitus, the DNA window TTGCACGTAGCGAATCAAGCACTGGAAATTTCACAGAAGCATCTTCAAAAGCATAACACGCTTTTAAAGGACTTTGCCGCTACGGTTTCTCATGATATGAAAATGCCGCTAGCTAATCTGATTGTAACTTCAGACATATTAAATAAGAAATACAGTGCTTTAATTGACGATGATGGTAGACAGTATTTAGGATACCTCAAAAAATCATCGTTGTCATTAAGTGATTACATCACAAATATTCTTTCGCATTACGAGAGCTCGTCACATGATATTGAAGATCGTACCACCTTCAATTTAAACGATGTGCTGGAAGACATCGTGGAATTGATCAACATCAAGCATCACTGTGAAATCAACTTACCTGAAGTGAATCACACGATTTACTGCAATCAAGTGGCGCTGGAACAAATCTTCCTCAATTTGATAAGCAATAGTATCAAATACAACGATAAGGAAGAAACTATCATAAACCTAGAAGCTGATATTCACTCGAGCCATTATGAGTTTAGGATCATCGATAACGGTATAGGAATACCACAAGATAAAATATCCTACATCTTTGAACTATTCAATACTGTAGGAGAATATGACCGCGATGGCAATCAAGGCCACGGCATAGGATTATCGACCGTTAAGCAATTGGTTGAAAG includes these proteins:
- a CDS encoding sensor histidine kinase, giving the protein MIIASKPANEKERLNSLRRLKILDTISEDQYDNITELAAFVCGTKNAIISLIDEDRQWFKSKVGINVCETDRDISFCSHAINQPDEILEIPDTTKDERFIGNPLVTHPETPTIFYAGVPILSVDGYAIGTLCVLHDEPKELTSSQRKALKNLARQVEQLFKLHVANQALEISQKHLQKHNTLLKDFAATVSHDMKMPLANLIVTSDILNKKYSALIDDDGRQYLGYLKKSSLSLSDYITNILSHYESSSHDIEDRTTFNLNDVLEDIVELINIKHHCEINLPEVNHTIYCNQVALEQIFLNLISNSIKYNDKEETIINLEADIHSSHYEFRIIDNGIGIPQDKISYIFELFNTVGEYDRDGNQGHGIGLSTVKQLVESLGGSITAKSELGVSTTFTFTIER